Part of the Chroicocephalus ridibundus chromosome 17, bChrRid1.1, whole genome shotgun sequence genome is shown below.
AAGCCATTAGTTTGTTAAAtcagagaaagaagcagaagtgagttgaaaagaagtgggaaaaggaggtGGTTACAGTGCAGCCCGTCAGCAGGAGAAGGGATCGTCGCTCGGAGCGAGCTGTTACCTTCCATCCTTCGGCTGCAACGGAGGCTCCGTTGGGCCACAAGTCTGCGTGCCCAGGGGAGACGGCAGCCGCGAGCGGATCGTAACGGAGcttgggaaggaaaggggaggcaGAGCTTCTCTGAAACACCTGGGGAGTCAAACACGGGGGAGGGGGTTGGAGGAGGGAGGCTTGGGGGTAACGACAACGCAGCCCGTGACCACAGGGATGCTTGCCAGGGCCAGCCAGGACCAGGATTCGGCAACCATCGGCAGAGAGGAAAACATCGGCTGTTCTCATTAGCCATGAGGCATCTCCGTCCCTTTGCTGCCTGCAGCATTGCcggtgccctgcctgcagcatcgCCGGTGCCCCTGCTGGCAGCATCGCCGGTGCCCCTGCCTCCTGGGGGAAAACCAGTGGGAAAAACCATCCACAACCCCCTTGGGCACCTTGACCACAGCAAACGGGGGAGGGCACAGGGGACACACAGCTTTGGGGGGGTTCAGAGCCTCAGGACGGCGTCTCGGGTGGGATCTCTGCGGGGTGCCCTGtgcacaaaacccaaccaacctcCAGCTGAAGCTGCGCAGCGTTAAAAAACAAGTGGGTTTGGCTTAAAGCCCAAGACGGGGTGGAAGTGAGGAAGAGACGGTGAACCAGGCAGGCAGCACCTGGACCCGGCGAGGGGTCCGGCAGGGTACAACTGCTCCACGGTGCCCGTCCCCGCGGCATCGCGCTCCTGCTGGGAGACAGGCGAGGAGGGGGAAGCGCAATGCTGTGCCGGTGCTTGGGATGTCATTCCCCAGACCCGGTCCCAAGGcggtccccaggagcagccacaCGTGAGCGGACAGGGCAGGGCGGGCATCGCCCCCGGTGCGGGTAAGCTGGGGCATCCCGCAGCCCCTCCCGCGCTCACCTCCAGCTCCGCAATGATGCGGTCCTCGTCGTCGTCGTCTTTGATGGCAGAGGCGATGATGGGAGGGGTGGACGCTGGCCTGACCACCTCCGACACCGTCCGTCTCAGCTTCACCTGGGGCTTCTGGGTCTCCAGCTCCTCCGACTCGGCCTTCTGCAAGGGGGGAGCGGGGtggtgaggggtggggggcactgggagctggtTTTGCCGATGGTGACCCGTTcagtgcagcccagcagcctccccgTGGCCCCTACCTTCATAAAACCGGGCTCCTTCTTGCTGGTGACGATGACTTCGCCGCTGCGGGTTGTGGTCAGCCCGTGGGACGAGGGGAAGCTCCGGCGCGGAGGGGGAGGTGGCGGCGATTTGGAGGGTTTCTCGGTCCGGTACCGTGGCACCGTCAATTCGTCTGGACACAAATGATGCTGTGAGGGCACGAGACTTtccctgcccctctactccaacACCCGAGGctcccccgctgcctccccgggcACAAACCTCCCCCCCGGGGCACCACTGCTCAGCCCAGGGAGACCCGCTGGTGACACGCAGGATCAGGCCCCCACCATGCCCGGGATCCGGAGGTggacccctgccctccccacgccGTACCTGAGCCCCGGCGGCCGTTGgggtcccctttgccccccgacTTGGGTGCGTGCTGCGGCTTGGAGGGCTTGTGCTCGGGCGTGGAGGCGGCGCTGCCGCTGCCCGTGCCTTGCTTGTGCTTGGCAGCGAACTCCAGGTCGGGGATGGCCTTCATCAGCTCGGCCTGTGTCTCCTCCAGGAGGCGGTTGATGTCCTTGGCGCTGTACTGGGTCAGCGCCGCCCGCTTCTCCTCCCAGTCCCGCTCGGCAGCCTGCGGAGGGACGGCagagccccctgcagcccccgtcCACGCGGCAGCTTCTCCTGCCTTCGCAGGCAGGACGggacccaccgctgccccccaACCTGCCGCCGAGCcccggaggggtggggggaccaGCACTGCCCCTTCCCCACGCTGCACCCCCCCCGCGATGTGCTCCCGAGGCTGCCAGCGTCACCCGGAGCTCCCCACCCTCCACACACCCCATCGGCTACAAACCCAGCACGGAGGAGGATAGACCCAGCTCCTGTGCCCGGTTTCagctgggggacacagggatggaccCTCTAGATGAGCCCCCCCAGCTGAGGAACCCACCCCCAGGCTCTCACCTCCACGGATACGGCTTTGTCCGCGCTCTTCTTGCTGGGGGTCTCCGGGGCCGTCTGGGTCTTGGCAGGGACCATCTCCGGAGCTCGGGAAGGGTTATTGCTCTTGGAGGGGTGGgtctgggtttggggggggctgtgCCCAAAGCCCGGCATGCCCAGGGTCTCGGTGACAGCCGGCAGGTGGTGGAGGCTCACTGGGGGGCTGGTGGGCATCTCCAAATCCAGCCCTTTGCTGAAGTCCGTCTCGGGGGCCACCTTCTTGGGGGACTGGCTGAGGTTGCTGGGGGAGGTCCACACGCCCTCGTCCACTTGCCTGCCAGGGACAGAGCGAAGGCGCTGGGTGGCTGTACGGCACGGGGGGGGGCGACTGCGCCCTCCCCACGCCACGCCACAAAAAACCtgccttcctgcagctctgcatTATATGGCTGAAGGTTTACGTTCTCTGATGCACCTTTCCtgagaggacaggctgagagagctgggggggttcagcctggggaagagaaggctccggggagaccttggagccccttccagtccctaaaggggctccaggaaagctggggagggactctggagcagggaggggagccatgggacgagggggaagggttttaaggtgaaagaggggagatttagctgagatctcaggcagaaattgtttgctgtgaggagggtgagcccctggcccaggttgcccagaggagctgtggctgccccatccctggaggggttcaaagccaggctggatggggcttggagcagcctgggctggtgggaggtgtccctgcccagggcagggggtgggatggggtggcctttaaggtcccttcccacccaaaccgtccTAGGATGTGTAGGAAGGGGTTGGAGTTGATGCCGCAGCCTCCCTTGGAGGAGCACACGAACGAGCTCCTCTACCTGGCTGTCCATTTTCATGAACCTTGGAGGAAACTGAATCCCTCCGAATCCTGCCCCTCTGTCAGATCTGCCTGAAATTGCCCTTTGGATTCAGGAGTCATTAGGGCCGGGGAATGACAGGTAGGCAGATTCAGACACCGCGTGATCACACAAGCTCATTTCCGTAGAAAATCAGGCTAGCAATGAGCCCGAGGCGAGCCCGGAGCCGGAGCAGCGTGGCCGAGCCGTAATCCATCCCCAAAGGACTCGTAATGGGAAGAGGCAGGTGGGCTCAGCCGCGGTGCACGGCCCCGCCTGCCACTACCCTGAGATCTGGAAGATGATTTTTCTCCAGCAGAACGTTTTTTCTGCTCCTCGGGAAAGGGATTTCCGCTCGCGCCGAGGGTTGTCTTTCTATTGGGGTACACGGCCATGCTTTTTTTCAAGGATAAGGAAAAGTTAGTTTAGAAAGAGGGGTTCCCACAGGCACACTGAACACTGAGGACATTTTTTAGTTCCTCAGCagaaaaatgaggctttttttCAACAGCCCTTGGGATTTGCATCCGTACAGCGGAGAGGACACCGGCACGCACGCAGAGGGCACCGGGACAACTGAACGGACCATCAGTGTCCTCCAGGGTTCTCACGAGGGGCAGAAGATGTGATTATTTGGGGGAAAACAGGGCGAGCGCCggagggctgcggggccggggcggcggcggggggggggctcacctGCGGATCTGGGCGAGGGTGTCCGTCACCGTCTTGCAGCGCTTGAGCAGACCGTCCAGGCGGTTCGGCTCCTCCTTGAGGAACTTGACGGCTTCCACCTCCACCCGCAGCACCACCCGCATCttgctctgcaggctggggaactgggctggggtgggtgggagagcGGGGGGGTGGTCACCGGGGGCCCCGCCGTGCCAGGGGACACCAtgccccccaaaaccaccacacCCGCGGCAAGGGCACCCCGCCAGATGGAGCGGGGTGAATCCTGGGGAGCTCCTGCTCCCCGTGCCCATCATCCCTCCTCTGTCCACCCGCAGGCACCGGTTGTAGTCCCTCAAGGTGCCCCCCCCTCCACATCCGTGGGCACCAAACACTGCTCTGGAGGTGGGGGCTCGGTACCCAGGACCCTGGGGGCTCGGTGGCAGGGGGTGACGCAGAGCAGGTTGCTCCTGGCTCCCTGGCCAGTGCTCTGCTCGCCATCACGGCTTCTCGGCATCAGCCCGACCCTACAGAAAGGCTGCGGGAAAGCGGAGCTGCTCCCacctctgccctgtgccccccccggccctccccacggctccccccggcccctcttCTTGCAACCTCAGCGAGTGCTGCCAAATCATCGTTCAGGGAGCCCTGCCACTTCCAATCAGTGTCTCCTCGGGAAAAGCAGGAtgggggcaggaggctgcaggagcagcaaaaTGAAGGGCAGCGTCCACGGGGGTGGGCGAGGGCCATGTCCCCCGGGAcaagggctggcagcagccccgaGCTGtgtgggggggactgggagagacTTCGCAGGGCtgtcctgggcaggcagcagagcaaacaggggcagcagcaggggcaggggggtgcaGCCTTCACCCCCGCGGCAGCCCAAAGCCCACGGGACACACGCAGGGCACGAGGGAACCTCCCCTGGGGACGCAGCAGGACACCCCGGCAGCTGCAAACACCCAAAGCCAGAGGCAACGGGCAACCTGGAGCATCCCGCAGGCGCGGATGGAGCAGGGAGGTGCCACCCAGCCCCGGACCCGGACACCTCCTCACCCTTGAGGTCTGTCAGCGTCTCCCCCAGCTGCTTGAGCACCACcgccttctcctccagctcctgcaccGGGATGAGCCGGTGGTTGTGGGCCAAATCCTTCTGGATCTTCTCCACCGACTTCTCCAGGTCACTGTGAGCACAGGGCAGGGGTGTCACTGCTGCTCGGGGACGCCGGTGAGCCCCAGGGGTGGCCAGCCCAAGAGGTCCCCAGgcggcagaggggagctgggctggggacacctcCATGCTGGGTGTGCGGTCAAGGATGTGACCCGGCACCGTGCGGAGCTGCCGATTTACACCCATGAGGGACATGGCCCATCGAGGTCAGCGTGCAaggaccccctccctccccgctgccatGCCCGGCCCCGGCTCACTTGAGCTGCTGGGTGATGAGCTCCTCCTCGTTGAGGTACCGCAGCCGCTCCTCCTCCACCAAGCTGCGCTGGCGCTGCAGCGGGTCCTCGTGCTTGCGCATGGTGTCCGTCACCCGCACGCTGATCTCCGTCTCCGTCCGTCGCAGCATCGTCTTCACCGTCTCTTGGTTCTGCAGCTGCGGGGgcgaggaggtgggggggggcttCAGGCTGGGCAAGATTCTCCCCCTCAATGGGGACCGGCGTGGGGACAGCTCTGAGctcccacacccagccccacgcAAGGTCACCAGGAGCGGTGACCTAGGGGCACAGcctagctggaggtcagtgacgagtggtggtccccaggggtcagtactgggcccagtcctgttcaatatactcatcgatgacctggatgaggggatggagtgcaccctcagcacgttcgccaatgacacaaagctggggggggtggctgacacagcagaaggttgtgccgccatccagagagacctggccaggctggagagttgggcggggAGAAACCTTGTGTAATTCAACACGGGcaagggcagggtgctgccacagggaggaacaacccccccacaccaggccaggctgggggtgacttgctggagagcagctctgtggaaagagacctgggagtcctgggggacaacgggatgaccatgagccagcaatgggcacttttggccaagaaggccaatggcatcctggggggcatcaagaagagtgtggccagcaggtggagggaggttcatcctccccctctgctctgccctggggaggccacggctggagcactggggccagtgctgggctccccggttccagaaggacagggaactgctggagaggggacagcaaagggccaccgagatgctgaggggactggaacacctctctgatggacaaaggctgagggatttgggtctctttagcctggaaaaaagacggctgaggggggatcttatcaacgcttataaatacttcaagggggggtgtcaggaggatggggccaggctcttctcagtggtgcccggggacaggacaaggggtaacgggcacaaacttgcccctgggaagttccatctcaacaggaggaggaacttctttgctgtgagggtggcagagccctggcacaggctgcccagagaggtgggggagtctccgtctctggagacattccaaccccgcctggacgcgttcctgtgccacctgctctgggggaccctgctctggccgggggttggaggggatgatctccagagatccctgccaaccctacgattctgtgattctgtaaagggGGATTTTTCCTGCTCCAGTGCTGGAGCCACCCCAGTAAGAGTTGGGACGGGATGGGGTttaccccccaccccgcctctcACCGGGTACCCACCTGCAGCTTcttgagctgctgcagctggttgCGGAGGTCGCTGGCGTTCTGCTGCAGGTCGTGGAGGTGCAGCTGCATGTGCAGGCGGGTGATGGCCGTGGGCTGCCCCGCCGGCGTGCTGGTGGCGGAGGGCGGTGGGGGCGCGGGCACCGGTGTCCCCATGCCGCTGCGGCTGGTCGCTGCAGGGTGGGGGGCAAGCAGAGGCTGCTGAGGGCACATCCCCCACGCCGGGGGAGGCTCCAGACCcggctcctcctctgctttcctgggAAAACCTTCTGTTCCCCACCCTCTGTTCCGTTCTGGGTGGGCTACCCACTACCCCACGTTGGCTCCGAGGAGAGGCCACCCCAAAGCTGTCCCTTAGCAAGGCCAGGGGTCCTGCTGGTTGCCAGCATCTTGGGGGGGCTACAGACCCCCCAGTCCTGCACCCAGCCCCAATCCTGGGACTCCCAGCAGCCGCGGGCGGAGtgggggggtgctgtggggcaagGGGCTGGCTCTCCAGTCACTTACACGCTGATGGGGGGGTCCCACCGTTGGTGGCTTCAGTCTTCTCGCTGCAATGGAAGAGAGAAATGGAGCGAGCGTGCACCGGGCACCTCCGTCCCCACCGGCTGAGGGGGCCGCAGGGGCACGGTGGGGGCTGGCgtcccccgggggggcgggggacagGACTCCTTACCTGGGGGTCTCGGCCTCGGAGCCGCGGAGCAGCGCGCTCTGCACCAGCCCCGTCAGGCTGGCGATCTGCTTCTCCATCGCCTCCATCCgctccctgcccgggggggggagagaggggccgGGTGAGGGGCTGGCTCCGGCACCGCGGGCACCGTCAGGCTTGTCCTGGCCCCCCCCGAACCCACCCCCCGGGTCCCTGCAAGCCCCGGGAGGGAcgctggggaggcagcagcactGTTGTCACCAGCTATATCCCCCCCTCCGCCAtcattccctctctcttcttgcctccagctgcccccagtcgctcccctcagccctgcaCAATTTGGTGCTTCATCCCGGGCATCTCTGCCGTGGCGATGCTGGGGCAAAGCCTTCCTCCACTCTTCCTCTACCTCCCCAGCTGCACCGAGGGACGACCCCCCGAGCAGCAAAGCTCGTacctgtgtgtgggggggttccCTTCTCACCTTGTTTCCGCGTCCTTGGCCGGTCCAGGGGAACCGAACCCCGAGAGCGGGCGATCGCCGGGGCCGGGAAACAGCTCGGGGGGGCCGGAGGAGCTGGGGTTGCGTGGCTTGTTGACGGGGCTCTCCATGAAGACGGAGGAGCAGGAATCCTTGCGGAAGGACTGACGGACGGGCGAGGAGCGGCTGGGGGGGCCCGAGTAGGGGCTGTGcgggctctgccccggctgcACGTCCACCATCttctgcggggaggaggggggcatgCGGAATCCCAAGCCGGGTCCGTACGTGTCGCTGTAGATGGGCGCGTTGGGCTTGTACAGGCTGTCCTCCAGCTCCGTCTGCAGGGCGGCCGCCGAGTAGGTGCTGAGCGAGCGAACGGACCCCCGCTTGTACAGCCCCCCCGAGTAGCCGAAAGGGTCTCCCATGCCAGCCAGGGACTGGGTGGAGGTGATGCTGAGCCGGCCCTCGTGCACCATGCCGTAGGGATCGGCGTACAGCCCTTCGTTCTTCACCAACACCACGTTCTTCCCGGCCAGGTCTTCGTCCGGCTTCACGTCCCGGCGCTCCAGGatggcgctggggctgggggagacgcCCTGGGCGGGCGGCAGGCTGGAGAGGCGCTCGGCGTGATGGACGGGGCTGCCGGCGTAGGAGGGCGGGCGGCCCCCGCTGTAGGACATGCGGGAGCGGGACGGGGAGGAGGACTGGAGcaccggcggcggggagccggagGCGAGGTGGGACGCCGGGGACATGTTGTTCAGCCGGCGGGTGGGAGATGACTCCCTGGAGGTGTACACCATCTCCCGCTGCGGAaaggggcgaggcggggggggggggggtcagcacgGCGTCCCTGCGGGCTGGCCCCCTGCCCTTGCTGTCCCTGGCTGGgaccctgccccgctgccccccctccAAGGACCAAGGTCTGCAGCTCCTGCGTCTTCACCTGGCCTCGGCAAACGGCAGCTCCCGCACCCCCATCCAGGAGCGGGATGATTTATTCTGATGAATCCCCTAATTATCATGTTTATTACCCTGCTGTCAGGCTCCAAACATCCATTCTCTTAAAGAAACACTTAACAGCGCTGGAACTGGGCAAGACGAATCGCGGTCATTACTCCTTCCATAAACACACGCAATTACCAGTCCCTGTCTCCGTCCCTTTCTCTCTTTACTGGTCCCAGCCCCCGGGGTGCGCCCGCACCGCAGGCTCTCCCCGTGACTCCCCGTCCCCCCTTACCCGCAGGTCGCCGTTGGTGATGTGCGAGGCTGGGAACGAAGCATAAAGCGGCTCTTTCCGGTAGATTTTAATGATGCTTCTGTCCTGGATGTCgctgaaagaagaggaagagccgTGAGCATCCCAGACAGGCAGCCGCCGAGCCCCCAGCAATTCCCAGCCACGGGACTGCCCCCGCACCCACCCTTCTGCTTTCATCCCACTAATTTCCTCGCTCGTGATGCtcgtaaagaaaggaaaaatcaagttGCGGTGGATTCCCGAGCCCCCCAGCCTCACCGGACATCCTCCAGCTCGTAGAAGACGTTGCGCGACTCGTCCTTGATGAGGATGGCGGTGTTGGGAGACTTCAGCATCCCCATGGTGAGCTTCTGGGGGAACATGTGGACAATGAGGGCGTGCAGGGTGTCCATGCTGCTGATCTCGTGGGTGATGTGGACGCGCCTCGTCTCATCCCCGAACTGCAGGAAAAGGACCCCTGGAAGCAGAGGGAGCGGAAAGCGGTGAGGTGCGCCCGAACCTCTTCTCCACTCGACGCCGAAGACGTGACGCAGGTTTGCCCCCCTCCTTGGAGGTCCCTGTGTACGCCCTCAGGGACCTCTGGCCACCCAACCTCACCCTGGAGCagcgaggccgaaggcagcacaGCATTCAGTGTCCCCCGCTCCTCCTGGGGTTATTTGGGCAGATACAAACCAACCCCCCCGCACCTGGCACACGCCGGCATCTGCCGGCCGCCACGGGCCGCGGTGTCTGTTGGTGGCCAGGCAGGTACGTGGCACCCGTCCCGCGGGATGCCGAGCCCCGGGGCTACCTGGCGATCGCAGCTTTGTCTGGCTGGTGGAGCGGGACAAGGGCAAGCTCTGCCGGAACCGATTCATCCTGTTGAACCCCAGGGGCAGCTCCGCTTCCGACATGGTTTCCAGGGATTCGGCTGAGGCGAAGGAGAGTTTGGCTTGATCGGCCAagccgggctgggagccctgggagtGCCGGGAGCTCCTCGTctggaaggggagaggggagaggtgaGAGGGGAGCTGCGCTGGGTACCCCAGCCCCGTCTGCTCCCCGGGATGCCGGTGtgctgctcccgctgctcctCCAGAGCCTGGGATGGAGCGGTTTGTGTGATGCTTAGCCGCATCCGGGGATGCTCCATCCTGGATCCCCAGCGGGGTCAGCACACCGACGTGGTCCAGCCGTGGCGCCATCTCCTCCTCTAAGCACGTACCACCACTTACAGCCCCCTTTGCCTCCTGCAATCCCTCGCTGGCGTTTTCCGCTCCCGGGGCTCGCGGCACTCTGCATTTCCAAGCCTCCCGGTGCCATTCCAGCCACCTTTGAGGTCCCCCAGCAGCAACCCGCTCGAAATAAAACCAGCGCGAGCTAGCTGGCGACAGAGCCGGGGCTCGCATGCAGGCGCTGGAATAACCTTAGCAATTACAGGAGGTTACACATCCATTACGCCAATGAACCAGCTCCCGGGAAACATAAATGCCCGGCTTATTCTGGAAGCAAAGCAGCGGCAAGGTTTATGGCTGCCTGAGCCGGGGGAACGTAATGGGTTTGGGTTTATAGCGGTAAAAATTTAATATGCCAGGAGTCCAATTTCACATGGCCGCGCGTGTGTATCCACCGCGTGAACGTTCCGGCTACAGACACGGGTTTTCTGCGCAAACATCTCCCAACGCGCCGCGGGGGCCCCGTGCCACAGGTacgccccccccccacaccccccgccccggcagcggcgCCAGCGCTGCCTGCCCAGACCCCGAAATACGAGGCTTGATTTTCCAGACACCCGTTCGACGTCGGCAAATCAAACCGGGAGAACAAACGGCTCCTGGGGTGCGGAAAAGGCAGCGTGGAAGGGACGACAGCTCTATTTTAACAccgaaaagaaaaatcaatatgaAATGATAACAGCCATCACCGTCATTTAAATTAGACATTAATTGGAAGATTTAATTAATCCTGCGGGGCGGGGTTTTCTAGGACTTGAAACGTTCTCGCTGTAGCTAATTGCTGGAAAATTGAGTGCTTAGTTGTGGTGCTGTTGTTTTAGCACAAAGCACGCTGGCAGATGCTTGAAGTCTTACATCAAGAGAGGGAAGCGGGGCTGGAGCGAACCTGGGCCGGCGCATCCACCAGCCCCATCCAcggggggcctggggggccgtgggAGACCATGGGGGGCTTTCCAGCGGGTAAGGAAGCTGCGGTGAGCGGGAGGCGATGGAGAGGCCCGGTCTCCTCTCCCCCATGTTCACAGCATGCAGGTCTTTGGGGTGTAGAAGGTGTTTTTTTGGAGCTCCCAGCCCTTGTACAGCCCCAGGAAACCTGGAGGGCTCGTGGTCCCCTGGCTCCCGCCCCAGGAGGGGTTCTTGGGCAAGGGAAAGTGCAGGGAGCCCATGGCCAGGATGCAACccacgctgccagggctgcccttgagcctggctctgctcccccggcagccctttcccctctgctccttcccctgccctgtctccatccatccctccacccctccatccctccatccttctctccatccatccctccttccttctctccatccatccctccttctctccatccatccctccatccctccttctctccatccatccctccatccctctctccatccatccttctctccatccctccctccatccctccatccatccctccccgctcccctcccaacTCACCCCCAACCAGAGCTCACATCTGGGCTGGACATGAAAATCTGTGGAGCTCTCACAGGAGGTGACGAAAGGCCGTtggcacgcacgcacacacacacacacaaacacacccccacacacccgcCTCCCCAGGATGTGTTTTGTCGGGAGAAGATAATCATAAGAACAAATTGATTGagccgaggcggggggggagatcgctgcctccccctccccgtggCACGACAGGACGGCGCAGCCCGCGTTGCCATGTAGCATCCTTGTTGCTAAGGGCTGCTGCCGTCTGCGTGCCTCGGCACAACACCCCAGCCACCGCGGTCCCTACAGCCCCACAGCACGACACCCTGATGCACCGCGCTCCCTATAGCACGACACCCCAACACACCATGGGCCCTAGAGCGCAACGCCCCAACCACTGCCGTCCCTACAGCCCCCACAGCACAACACCCCAACCACTGTGGTCCCTACAGCCCCCATAGCACAACACCCTGATGCACCGCGCTCCCTATAGCACGACACCCCAACACACCATGGGCCCTAGAGCGCAACACCCTGATGCACTGCAGTCCCTACAGCCCCTAGAGCACAACACCCCAACCACTGCGGTCCCTACAGCCCCTAGAGCACAACACCCCAACCACTGCGGTCCCTACAGCCCCTAGAGCACAACACCCCAACCACTGCGGTCCCTACAGCCCCTAGAGCACAACACCCCAACCACTGCGGTCCCTACAGTCCCTAGAGCGCAACACCCCAACCACTGCAGTCCCTACAGCCCCTAGAGTGCATCACCCCGATGCACCGCGGTCCCTACAACCCCATAGCGCAACACCCTGATGCACTGCACTCCCTAAAGCACAACACCCCCACACACCATGGGCCCTAGAGCGCAACACCCCAACCACTGCCGTCCCTACAGCCCCCACAGCACAACACCCCAACCCCTGTGGTCCCTACAGCCCCCATAGCACAACACCCTGATGCACCGCGCTCCCTATAGCACGACACCCCAACACACCATGGGCCCTAGAGCACAACACCCTGATGCACTGCAGTCCCTACAGCCCCTAGAGCACAACACCCCAACCACTGCAGTCCCTACAGCCCCTAGAGTGCATCACCCCGACCACTGCAGTCCCTACAGCCCCTAGAGCACAACACCCCAAGCACTGCAGTCCCTACAGCCCCCACAGCACAACACCCCAAGCACTGCAGTCCCTACAGCCCCTAGAGTGCATCACCCCGATGCACCGcagtccccacagcccccacagcACAACACCCGACACACCGCGTTCCGGTGGGATGGCTGCGGGAGGGGGTGCCCAGGagagctgccctgctccaggtGAGCCCGacccctcctgcctctgcccgggggctgcagcTGACCTCAAGTAATTAAGCTCATCTGCTGGAGCTAATTATGGCAtcagtcaaacaaaaaaaaaaaaaaaaaaggaaaaaaaaaaaaaaggaaaaaatggtcaAGATGGAAATTAATGGCTTTTTAGCCCGGAAGGGAGTGTTCTGGCCTGCTGCTCAGTGGGATGTGCTCTCCCGGCCCGAGCAGGGACCCAGCGGCCCCACAAAGCCCTCAATGGCACCGTAGCGAGAGCCacacgtgtgtccccccccggcacccctcaCCGCAGGGTCCCTCCGGGGATGCGGGAACCCCCGTGATGGGTGCAGGGCACCCACCAACCCCGGGGCCACCGCGGGATGCTGGCGAGCTGGAAAGGACGGAGCCGGTGGAGTGAGGGGGGGCTCCAAGCGctattttggggaggggggggggttggtgtttCTCTGCCATTTCTTGCCTGTGTCCATttcagccacagcggctctgccgCTCTGGTGCAGCTGCGGGATCCGGGTGCCCACGGATCCGGGTGCCCATGGAGTCCCTGCAGGGGGGAGGACAAGA
Proteins encoded:
- the SRCIN1 gene encoding SRC kinase signaling inhibitor 1 isoform X7; protein product: MISADDAEYPREYRTLGNGTRRFSNVGLVHTSERRHTVIAAQSLEALTGLQKSEMERKRDAFMDHLKNKYPQHALALRGQQERMRDQQPNYWSFKTRSSRHSQGSQPGLADQAKLSFASAESLETMSEAELPLGFNRMNRFRQSLPLSRSTSQTKLRSPGVLFLQFGDETRRVHITHEISSMDTLHALIVHMFPQKLTMGMLKSPNTAILIKDESRNVFYELEDVRDIQDRSIIKIYRKEPLYASFPASHITNGDLRREMVYTSRESSPTRRLNNMSPASHLASGSPPPVLQSSSPSRSRMSYSGGRPPSYAGSPVHHAERLSSLPPAQGVSPSPSAILERRDVKPDEDLAGKNVVLVKNEGLYADPYGMVHEGRLSITSTQSLAGMGDPFGYSGGLYKRGSVRSLSTYSAAALQTELEDSLYKPNAPIYSDTYGPGLGFRMPPSSPQKMVDVQPGQSPHSPYSGPPSRSSPVRQSFRKDSCSSVFMESPVNKPRNPSSSGPPELFPGPGDRPLSGFGSPGPAKDAETRERMEAMEKQIASLTGLVQSALLRGSEAETPSEKTEATNGGTPPSASTSRSGMGTPVPAPPPPSATSTPAGQPTAITRLHMQLHLHDLQQNASDLRNQLQQLKKLQLQNQETVKTMLRRTETEISVRVTDTMRKHEDPLQRQRSLVEEERLRYLNEEELITQQLNDLEKSVEKIQKDLAHNHRLIPVQELEEKAVVLKQLGETLTDLKAQFPSLQSKMRVVLRVEVEAVKFLKEEPNRLDGLLKRCKTVTDTLAQIRRQVDEGVWTSPSNLSQSPKKVAPETDFSKGLDLEMPTSPPVSLHHLPAVTETLGMPGFGHSPPQTQTHPSKSNNPSRAPEMVPAKTQTAPETPSKKSADKAVSVEAAERDWEEKRAALTQYSAKDINRLLEETQAELMKAIPDLEFAAKHKQGTGSGSAASTPEHKPSKPQHAPKSGGKGDPNGRRGSDELTVPRYRTEKPSKSPPPPPPRRSFPSSHGLTTTRSGEVIVTSKKEPGFMKKAESEELETQKPQVKLRRTVSEVVRPASTPPIIASAIKDDDDEDRIIAELEVFQRSSASPFLPKLRYDPLAAAVSPGHADLWPNGASVAAEGWKEPLALAAPGSRAFSLPQIVLTEWVSEPPSPEAEPEAWVERGCSEHGHPAGCGGAGGELRPEGGRKCRLSPGSSKKSPSAAGCPPGSAPQPPSSPSRGRARAAGETWRFPPAASEVPSFSKHKGSCPMGGEAGDAAPNAADRQEGSGKTSHRGPLAAQPPCPRGEPAGPGAGEAMLPSSGAVPRLCGDGDPRGGARQSVREASLPPGDSAGACKQARREGGSPAPACPAPSPRSLPGRDPAPRGRGQSPAEHPQEQVAAFSKPSHGVASPSRGDVAAAAGGEGGAEDARAGGKAMEGLSEGQLSPCRSMTPRSKEIYEGTYQRLDSLEETIRELEITISEISSHPSAEFVFPKELLGQAGSKDAGEKTREGVGDLRDSRCDDGTALDLSQAKDDASASPSPSKTKPPLLPKPQLPLDTPQSGGVSIPAMKVVNPASRLKQSQQGSPDKSKHIKQRMEYMRIQGQQQAARPSKEASETSPAVSEKPASGRTSIPVLTSFGARNSSISF